One segment of Pontibacter akesuensis DNA contains the following:
- a CDS encoding TetR/AcrR family transcriptional regulator, with protein MEVLLSRKEQIEKTATALFKSKGFSATSMRDLANALGIEAASIYSHIKSKEEILQRVCFKMAQEFFEAIDAAEANAGTATDRLKRAIAAHVQVLTQNTEASAVFLHEWRHLSEPMLATFLSLRDKYEARFRNIISTGISSGEFSVPDEKFAVLTILSGLNWIHTWYKPEGKMTPAEIAENLTQMLLNGLTTKKQALYDTHAHLNTPN; from the coding sequence ATGGAGGTACTATTGAGCAGAAAAGAACAGATAGAGAAAACAGCCACGGCGCTTTTTAAGTCAAAGGGTTTTTCAGCTACTTCCATGCGTGACCTGGCGAATGCGCTGGGTATTGAGGCCGCCAGTATTTACTCCCACATCAAATCGAAAGAGGAAATACTGCAGCGGGTTTGCTTTAAGATGGCGCAGGAGTTTTTTGAGGCCATTGATGCCGCCGAAGCGAATGCGGGCACTGCTACAGACCGACTGAAACGTGCCATTGCCGCCCACGTGCAGGTGCTCACTCAGAACACAGAGGCCTCTGCCGTGTTCCTGCACGAGTGGCGCCACCTGAGTGAGCCGATGCTGGCAACTTTCCTTTCGCTGCGCGACAAGTATGAGGCCCGCTTTCGGAACATCATCAGCACGGGCATCAGCAGCGGCGAGTTTAGTGTGCCGGACGAGAAATTTGCCGTGCTCACGATACTGTCGGGGCTAAACTGGATTCATACCTGGTACAAGCCGGAAGGCAAAATGACACCGGCTGAGATTGCCGAAAACCTGACACAAATGCTACTAAATGGCCTGACGACAAAAAAGCAGGCTTTGTACGATACACACGCTCACCTTAATACACCTAACTAG
- a CDS encoding phytoene/squalene synthase family protein — translation MEQLFEDTCMQCSKVITQAYSTSFTLGIKTLHKKFHLPIYAIYGFVRCADEIVDTFHGHDKRKLLQDFEKQTYEAIDQQLSLNPVLHAFQCVVNKYKIDKSYIQAFLKSMEMDLDDQVYDRSLYEEYIYGSAEVVGLMCLKVFCEGDNEMFERLKKPACSLGAAFQKVNFLRDMKSDFKERGRVYFPKVEYQKFSNQCKEEIEADIRKDFDEAYAGIMALPRTARMGVYLAYVYYLKLFRKIQALPATHILEERVRVPDNTKLALLLGSYVKYRLNAI, via the coding sequence ATGGAGCAGCTTTTCGAAGATACCTGTATGCAGTGCAGCAAAGTAATTACCCAGGCCTACAGCACCTCGTTCACGCTGGGTATCAAAACGCTGCATAAAAAATTCCACCTGCCCATTTACGCCATCTATGGGTTTGTGCGTTGCGCCGATGAGATTGTGGATACTTTCCATGGCCATGACAAGCGCAAACTGCTCCAGGACTTCGAGAAGCAAACCTACGAAGCCATTGACCAGCAGTTAAGCCTGAATCCGGTGCTGCACGCTTTTCAGTGTGTGGTAAACAAGTATAAAATAGACAAATCTTACATCCAGGCCTTCCTGAAAAGTATGGAGATGGATCTAGATGATCAAGTTTACGACCGCTCCCTTTACGAGGAATATATCTACGGCTCTGCCGAGGTAGTGGGCCTGATGTGCCTGAAGGTGTTCTGCGAGGGAGACAATGAAATGTTTGAGCGCCTGAAGAAGCCTGCCTGCAGTTTGGGCGCGGCGTTCCAGAAAGTAAACTTCCTGCGCGACATGAAAAGCGATTTTAAGGAGCGCGGACGGGTGTACTTTCCGAAAGTGGAGTACCAGAAGTTTAGCAACCAGTGCAAAGAGGAGATAGAGGCAGACATCCGGAAAGATTTTGACGAGGCCTACGCCGGCATTATGGCGCTTCCGCGCACGGCGCGGATGGGGGTGTACCTGGCATACGTTTACTATCTTAAACTTTTCCGGAAGATACAGGCACTGCCTGCAACCCATATTCTGGAAGAGCGCGTAAGAGTACCTGATAATACGAAGCTGGCACTATTGTTGGGTTCGTACGTCAAGTACAGACTTAATGCAATCTAA
- a CDS encoding sterol desaturase family protein: protein MLTGIGIMLLTFVAMEGVAWVMHKYVLHGFLWFLHKSHHTRHNHAFELNDLFFAYYGFLSMLFFIFGTDPIDYRFWIGAGITLYGVAYFLIHDIFIHRRIRLFGKTSNVYLKALNMAHKVHHKEQGKHGSESFGMLWVAPRYFRSAYEIVNKQEQEKRGSVHY, encoded by the coding sequence ATGCTGACAGGCATCGGAATTATGCTTTTGACGTTTGTGGCCATGGAAGGAGTGGCGTGGGTAATGCACAAGTATGTGCTGCACGGTTTTCTCTGGTTTCTCCACAAGTCACACCACACCAGGCACAATCACGCTTTTGAGTTAAATGACCTGTTTTTTGCCTACTATGGCTTTTTGTCGATGCTGTTTTTTATATTCGGCACCGACCCCATAGATTACAGGTTCTGGATAGGAGCGGGCATTACGCTGTATGGTGTGGCTTACTTCCTGATACACGATATTTTTATACATCGGCGCATCAGGTTGTTTGGCAAAACGTCTAATGTTTACCTCAAAGCTTTAAACATGGCGCACAAGGTGCACCACAAGGAGCAGGGCAAGCATGGTTCCGAATCGTTTGGTATGCTGTGGGTGGCTCCGCGCTACTTCCGGTCAGCCTATGAAATTGTGAACAAACAGGAACAGGAGAAACGTGGCTCAGTACACTATTAA
- a CDS encoding M3 family oligoendopeptidase, whose protein sequence is MTTQQTTNLIIPRRKPRAYLSEDFRVDKWETIKPYFEELQARGVNSVEELEKWMQDRSELESVLSEDLGWRYIRMTCDTQNEETTQAFQYFISEIEPNIAPLDHELNLKLINSTYREALDKEKYRIYLRGVERALEIFREENIPLQTEISTKQQQYAAITGAMTVTLDGEEVTLQRAADRLKRTDRAQREEAWRAVQERRFEDHQKLDDLFDELLKLRHQVAKNAGFENFRDYMFAAMGRFDYTPQDCFDFHDSIEETIVPLLTKIDQERKEQLGVDELRPWDLDVDPTGRKPLEPFQTGEELMEKTVQVFYKLDTFLGDCLATMRAMGHLDLESRKGKAPGGYNYPLDEVGVPFIFMNATSSLRDVITMLHEGGHAVHSFLTRDLRLNAFKHPPSEVAELASMSMELISMDYWDTFFEDEDELKRAKKTHMESVLETFPWVATVDKFQHWLYEHPEQTQEERHQEWVTIFNTFNHKEVSWEGLEKYKPFMWQKQLHIYEVPFYYIEYAMAQLGAIAVWKNYKENPAEGLAAYKRALSLGYTVSIGEVYEAAGIKFDFSTDYIKSLVDFVKEEMAQI, encoded by the coding sequence ATGACAACGCAACAAACAACAAACCTAATCATTCCCAGGCGTAAACCACGGGCCTACCTTTCGGAGGATTTCAGGGTAGACAAATGGGAAACTATCAAGCCATACTTCGAGGAACTTCAGGCGCGTGGGGTGAACAGCGTAGAGGAACTCGAAAAGTGGATGCAAGACCGAAGTGAACTGGAAAGCGTGCTTTCAGAGGACTTGGGGTGGCGCTATATCCGCATGACTTGTGACACTCAGAATGAGGAAACCACACAGGCTTTTCAGTATTTTATTTCAGAGATAGAGCCCAATATTGCACCGCTCGATCATGAGCTTAATCTGAAGCTGATCAACTCGACATACAGGGAAGCGCTGGACAAGGAAAAGTATAGAATCTATTTGCGCGGGGTGGAACGCGCATTGGAAATTTTCCGGGAAGAGAATATCCCGCTGCAGACTGAAATCAGCACAAAACAACAGCAATATGCCGCCATTACGGGCGCCATGACGGTGACGTTGGATGGGGAAGAGGTAACGCTGCAACGTGCTGCCGATCGCCTGAAACGCACAGACAGAGCCCAGCGCGAAGAAGCGTGGCGTGCGGTGCAGGAGCGGCGGTTCGAAGACCACCAGAAGTTGGACGACCTGTTTGACGAGCTGCTGAAGCTGCGCCACCAGGTGGCCAAGAATGCTGGCTTTGAAAACTTTCGTGATTACATGTTTGCCGCCATGGGGCGCTTCGACTATACTCCACAAGACTGCTTCGACTTCCATGATTCTATTGAGGAGACGATTGTGCCACTGCTCACCAAAATTGATCAGGAGCGCAAAGAACAGTTAGGTGTTGACGAGCTCCGGCCCTGGGACCTAGATGTGGACCCGACAGGACGAAAACCGCTGGAGCCGTTCCAGACAGGCGAGGAGCTGATGGAGAAGACGGTGCAGGTGTTCTATAAACTGGATACTTTTCTAGGCGATTGTCTGGCCACGATGCGTGCCATGGGTCACCTGGATCTGGAATCCAGAAAGGGCAAGGCACCTGGCGGCTATAACTACCCACTGGATGAGGTGGGCGTGCCGTTTATCTTTATGAACGCCACCTCCAGCCTGCGCGACGTGATCACGATGCTGCATGAAGGCGGCCACGCGGTACATTCCTTTCTGACCCGCGACTTGAGATTGAACGCCTTTAAGCACCCACCGTCAGAAGTGGCCGAATTGGCCTCCATGTCGATGGAGCTGATCTCGATGGATTACTGGGATACCTTCTTCGAGGATGAGGACGAGCTGAAGCGTGCGAAAAAAACGCACATGGAAAGTGTGCTGGAAACTTTTCCATGGGTAGCCACCGTCGATAAGTTTCAGCATTGGCTGTACGAGCACCCGGAGCAGACGCAAGAGGAGCGCCACCAGGAGTGGGTAACCATCTTCAACACCTTCAACCACAAAGAGGTGAGTTGGGAAGGGCTGGAGAAGTATAAGCCTTTCATGTGGCAAAAGCAGCTGCACATTTACGAGGTGCCATTCTATTACATTGAGTACGCCATGGCGCAGCTTGGTGCGATAGCTGTCTGGAAGAACTACAAAGAGAATCCAGCTGAAGGGTTGGCTGCTTATAAGCGTGCCCTGAGCCTGGGCTATACCGTATCCATTGGTGAAGTATACGAGGCAGCTGGCATTAAATTCGACTTCAGCACGGACTACATCAAAAGTCTTGTTGATTTTGTGAAAGAGGAAATGGCGCAGATATAA
- a CDS encoding phenylacetic acid degradation b, with translation MSLKSLDPRVTRLNLPEGEVPPMEEKSELDQFETYEVFHQKKDGAAHTYVGPVHAPNEDVAFLFAKEQYSRRFACVGLWIARTENIQVTPYGNDGEIVYDMLRVEEPAQRSEQPEPYEIFHLKKRGKAHAHAGRVMATSYIEALQEAKQQFGDKGPIVNVWVVKSSDVLQSAEEDKDMWTTVPDKKYREAIAYKVMDKITKYKEAHKNTPA, from the coding sequence ATGAGCTTAAAGTCCCTTGACCCGAGAGTAACACGGTTAAACCTGCCCGAGGGCGAGGTGCCGCCGATGGAGGAAAAGTCCGAACTAGACCAGTTTGAAACGTACGAGGTGTTCCATCAGAAGAAGGACGGTGCCGCCCACACCTATGTTGGACCGGTGCATGCCCCGAACGAAGATGTGGCTTTCCTTTTTGCCAAAGAGCAGTATAGCCGCCGCTTTGCGTGTGTTGGCCTCTGGATTGCCCGCACCGAGAACATACAGGTAACGCCTTATGGCAACGATGGTGAAATCGTGTATGACATGCTGCGTGTGGAGGAGCCTGCCCAGAGAAGCGAGCAACCTGAGCCTTACGAGATTTTCCACCTGAAAAAGCGCGGCAAAGCGCATGCCCACGCCGGCCGTGTGATGGCAACTTCGTACATAGAAGCGTTACAGGAGGCAAAGCAGCAATTCGGCGACAAAGGCCCAATCGTGAATGTGTGGGTAGTGAAGTCAAGCGATGTGCTGCAGTCGGCCGAGGAAGACAAGGACATGTGGACGACGGTGCCGGACAAAAAATACCGCGAGGCCATTGCCTATAAGGTAATGGACAAGATCACAAAGTATAAAGAAGCCCATAAAAATACACCTGCCTAA
- the paaD gene encoding 1,2-phenylacetyl-CoA epoxidase subunit PaaD, producing the protein MELTKEHILTLLEEVKDPEIPVLSLVDLGVITGVEISEDEHVTVNMTPTFAGCPAMDYMKKDVERTLDKHGISKHTVIMSFDKPWDSNKISDKGRQHLKEFGLAPPPKYNMVLDLDILEYATCPYCNSDNTSMRTPFGPTLCRSMHYCNDCRQMFEQFKPL; encoded by the coding sequence ATGGAGCTAACCAAAGAACACATACTAACGCTGCTTGAGGAGGTAAAAGACCCCGAGATTCCGGTGCTCTCGCTGGTGGACCTGGGGGTGATAACGGGTGTGGAGATTTCGGAAGACGAGCACGTAACGGTGAACATGACGCCCACCTTTGCCGGTTGCCCTGCCATGGATTACATGAAGAAGGATGTGGAGCGCACCCTCGACAAGCACGGCATCAGTAAGCACACGGTGATTATGTCGTTTGATAAACCCTGGGACAGCAACAAAATTTCAGACAAGGGACGGCAGCACCTGAAGGAGTTCGGCTTAGCTCCGCCCCCCAAGTATAACATGGTGCTGGACCTGGATATTCTGGAATACGCCACCTGCCCCTACTGCAACAGCGACAACACGAGCATGCGCACACCATTTGGACCTACCCTTTGCCGCTCCATGCACTACTGCAACGATTGCCGCCAAATGTTCGAACAGTTCAAGCCGCTGTAG
- the paaC gene encoding 1,2-phenylacetyl-CoA epoxidase subunit PaaC, whose product MNEQAIKDLLYKLADDQLILGHRNSEWTGFGPILEEDIAFSSMAQDKIGHSLAFYTLLHELGEADPDTVAFTRNANQFHNSQLVELPNGEYDFSLIRHFLYDNAEIIRFEMLSQSAYEPIAKVAMKLKGEVKYHVLHANTWIKNLGSSTEEAVLRLQSSLNEALPYALGMFEVSKYEQELIDAGVYAGEEAVKAEWLQRIQTVLDKTELTLPDLASITPKFGGRYGEHTEHLQPLVEEMSEVFKIDPTAEW is encoded by the coding sequence ATGAACGAGCAAGCGATAAAAGACCTGTTATACAAACTGGCCGACGACCAGCTTATACTTGGCCACCGCAACTCCGAATGGACCGGCTTTGGCCCTATCCTGGAGGAGGACATTGCTTTCTCTTCCATGGCGCAGGACAAGATCGGCCACAGCCTGGCCTTTTACACCTTGCTGCACGAGCTTGGCGAAGCAGACCCTGATACAGTTGCTTTTACCCGCAACGCCAATCAGTTCCACAACAGCCAACTGGTGGAGTTGCCGAACGGTGAGTATGACTTCAGCCTGATCCGACATTTCCTGTACGACAACGCCGAGATCATCCGGTTTGAGATGCTGTCGCAGTCTGCGTATGAGCCGATTGCCAAGGTGGCCATGAAACTGAAGGGCGAGGTAAAATACCACGTGCTGCACGCCAACACCTGGATCAAGAACCTTGGATCATCCACAGAAGAGGCAGTGCTTCGCCTGCAGTCTTCCCTAAATGAGGCGCTGCCCTATGCTTTGGGTATGTTTGAAGTATCCAAGTATGAGCAGGAGTTGATTGATGCTGGAGTGTATGCAGGCGAGGAAGCCGTAAAAGCTGAGTGGCTGCAGCGCATCCAGACAGTGCTTGACAAAACTGAGCTAACGCTGCCTGATCTAGCGAGTATAACTCCCAAATTCGGCGGACGCTACGGGGAGCACACTGAGCACCTGCAGCCACTGGTAGAGGAAATGTCAGAAGTTTTCAAGATCGACCCAACGGCTGAGTGGTAG
- a CDS encoding MerR family transcriptional regulator, with amino-acid sequence MAQYTIKELEHLSGIKAHTIRIWEQRYSILNPKRTDTNIRFYDDEDLKSLLNISLLNDRGYKISKIAQMDSEQIQQKVQQLCDEPCVCSHQVSALVSAMIDMSEEKFDKALSTATIQMGFLNTMQDVVYPFLNKIGILWQTGNITPAHEHFVSNLIRQKLLVAIDGQPARWKDNADTFILYLPENELHELALLYMNYILRANRQRVIYLGQNLPFKDLELTHEQFKTAHICTAFTTSPERDQVQGYINKLSDRFTRSTIYVYGYQVHQEGLILPQNVVRIPCMADFIALFKG; translated from the coding sequence GTGGCTCAGTACACTATTAAGGAACTCGAACATTTATCAGGTATCAAGGCGCATACCATCCGGATATGGGAACAGCGTTACAGCATCCTGAACCCCAAACGGACTGACACCAACATTCGCTTCTACGATGATGAAGACCTGAAGTCGCTGCTTAATATCTCGCTGCTCAACGACAGGGGCTATAAGATATCGAAGATAGCGCAGATGGATTCGGAGCAGATACAGCAGAAGGTGCAGCAGCTCTGCGATGAACCCTGTGTGTGCTCGCACCAGGTAAGCGCACTGGTATCAGCCATGATCGATATGAGCGAGGAAAAGTTCGACAAGGCCCTTTCCACCGCCACCATCCAAATGGGCTTCCTGAACACGATGCAGGACGTCGTGTATCCTTTCCTGAACAAGATTGGTATCCTTTGGCAAACAGGCAACATCACGCCTGCCCACGAGCACTTTGTAAGCAACCTGATCCGGCAAAAGCTGTTGGTGGCCATCGACGGGCAGCCGGCGCGCTGGAAAGACAACGCCGACACCTTCATTTTATACTTGCCAGAGAACGAACTGCACGAGCTGGCGCTGCTGTACATGAACTACATTCTTCGGGCTAACAGGCAGCGGGTAATTTACCTGGGGCAAAACCTGCCTTTCAAGGATCTGGAGCTTACGCACGAACAATTCAAAACTGCGCACATCTGCACGGCCTTCACCACATCGCCGGAGCGCGACCAGGTGCAGGGTTACATCAATAAGCTATCCGACAGATTTACCCGAAGTACCATCTATGTGTATGGCTATCAGGTGCATCAGGAGGGGTTGATTCTGCCGCAGAATGTTGTACGCATCCCCTGCATGGCTGATTTTATCGCCCTTTTTAAAGGGTAA
- a CDS encoding enoyl-CoA hydratase/isomerase family protein, which produces MTDVSNTAAQQTLEFVNYEVKDRVGFITLSRPEKRNALNFEVVTELKRAFAFAEEDEASKVIVLRAAGKVFCAGADLEYLQRLQENDYHENLLDSTHLMELFRMIYTLKKVVIAQIHGHAIAGGCGLAAICDFGFTVPEAKFGYTEVKIGFIPAIVKVFLLRKIGEAKAKQLLLTGDLISATEAEEIGLVNWVVPAEELESRVFAFAQKLCAENSKQSMEATKEMIARVQGMSLEEGLQYAAEMNAVARSSEDCQRGIAAFLNKEQIKW; this is translated from the coding sequence ATGACTGACGTGTCCAACACTGCTGCACAGCAAACACTGGAATTTGTAAACTATGAGGTAAAAGACAGAGTGGGCTTTATCACCCTGTCGCGCCCAGAAAAAAGAAATGCACTGAATTTTGAAGTTGTAACCGAGTTGAAGCGCGCCTTTGCCTTTGCCGAGGAAGACGAGGCAAGCAAGGTGATTGTGCTCCGTGCGGCGGGCAAGGTGTTTTGCGCCGGCGCCGACCTGGAGTACCTGCAGCGCCTGCAGGAAAATGACTACCACGAGAACCTGCTGGACTCCACCCACCTGATGGAGTTGTTCCGGATGATCTATACCCTCAAAAAAGTAGTGATTGCCCAGATACACGGCCACGCCATTGCGGGCGGCTGCGGGCTGGCTGCCATTTGTGATTTCGGATTTACGGTGCCGGAGGCGAAGTTCGGCTATACCGAAGTAAAGATCGGCTTTATTCCGGCCATCGTGAAAGTGTTCCTGCTGCGCAAAATAGGTGAGGCCAAAGCCAAACAACTCCTGCTAACCGGCGATTTGATTTCGGCTACCGAGGCTGAGGAGATTGGCCTGGTGAACTGGGTGGTGCCTGCCGAGGAACTGGAGTCGCGCGTTTTTGCCTTTGCCCAAAAACTCTGCGCCGAAAACTCAAAGCAGTCGATGGAGGCTACGAAGGAGATGATTGCCCGGGTGCAGGGAATGAGCCTGGAGGAAGGGTTGCAGTACGCCGCCGAGATGAATGCCGTGGCCCGCAGCAGTGAGGATTGCCAGCGCGGTATTGCCGCTTTCCTGAACAAGGAGCAGATAAAGTGGTAA
- the paaA gene encoding 1,2-phenylacetyl-CoA epoxidase subunit PaaA, with translation MYGGGNVFEATKFDDLQTEDPAKMAEFEARIARGEKIEPNDWMPSLYRKQLIRMIEQHAHSEIIGALPEGTWITRAPGFRRKMAQMAKVQDEVGHAQLLYSAAETLGKSREQMLTDLINGKSKYSNVFNYPAYTWADSNIISWLIDAGAIVNQMANAKGSYGPYSRALERICAEEAFHLKYGHDAVVHMATGSPKQREMIQAALNRWWPPIMTFFGPSDKMSTHTETLMRWKVKMASNDECRQQFLDMYVPKIWELGLTLPDPNLKKNAATGEWEFTEPDWDEFKRVINGDGPCNAERLAVRRTAEERGAWVRHALLNPKAKYVKPLA, from the coding sequence ATGTACGGAGGAGGAAACGTTTTCGAGGCTACTAAATTCGACGACCTGCAGACAGAAGACCCTGCAAAAATGGCCGAGTTCGAAGCCCGCATCGCGCGCGGTGAGAAGATCGAGCCGAACGACTGGATGCCAAGTTTGTACCGCAAGCAGCTGATCCGCATGATCGAGCAGCATGCGCATTCTGAAATTATCGGTGCCCTGCCAGAAGGCACCTGGATTACGCGTGCCCCCGGCTTCCGCCGCAAAATGGCGCAGATGGCTAAGGTGCAAGACGAGGTAGGACACGCGCAGTTGCTTTACTCTGCCGCTGAAACACTCGGCAAGTCGCGTGAGCAAATGCTTACGGACCTGATCAATGGCAAGTCGAAGTACTCCAACGTGTTCAACTACCCAGCCTATACTTGGGCAGATTCCAATATTATCTCCTGGTTGATTGACGCGGGTGCGATTGTGAACCAGATGGCGAATGCCAAAGGCTCTTATGGTCCTTACTCCCGCGCACTGGAGCGTATTTGTGCCGAAGAGGCTTTCCACCTGAAGTATGGCCACGATGCCGTGGTACATATGGCAACAGGATCTCCGAAGCAGCGCGAAATGATTCAGGCAGCGCTTAACCGCTGGTGGCCTCCGATCATGACCTTCTTCGGTCCGTCCGATAAAATGAGTACGCATACTGAAACGCTCATGCGCTGGAAGGTAAAAATGGCTTCCAACGACGAATGCCGTCAGCAGTTCCTAGACATGTACGTGCCGAAGATCTGGGAGCTTGGATTAACCCTTCCTGATCCGAACCTGAAGAAGAATGCTGCCACCGGCGAGTGGGAGTTTACAGAGCCGGATTGGGATGAGTTTAAGCGCGTGATCAATGGCGATGGCCCGTGTAACGCCGAGCGCCTTGCTGTACGCCGTACTGCTGAAGAGCGCGGTGCCTGGGTACGCCACGCCCTGCTCAACCCAAAAGCGAAATACGTGAAGCCGCTAGCTTAG
- a CDS encoding RNA polymerase sigma factor gives MTAIEFNNLVQNVAQSLRPVAMNLTRDTDDAKDLVQETMLKALTNRDKFKAGTNLKAWLYTIMRNTFINNYNKVTKRSSKVDSSEYLQYLNTDESYVTQNKGTATFVMNDINKAIANLSEEHRTPFMMYYVGYKYLEIADKLSIPIGTVKNRIHIARKELKQALKVYQQDV, from the coding sequence ATGACTGCAATAGAATTCAACAATCTCGTACAAAATGTGGCACAGTCGCTCCGGCCGGTTGCCATGAACCTCACGCGCGACACGGACGATGCCAAGGACCTGGTGCAGGAAACAATGCTGAAGGCATTGACTAACCGCGACAAGTTCAAGGCCGGCACCAACCTGAAAGCATGGTTGTACACCATCATGCGCAATACCTTCATCAACAACTACAACAAGGTTACCAAGCGCAGCAGTAAAGTTGACAGCTCCGAGTACCTGCAGTACCTGAACACTGACGAAAGCTATGTAACTCAGAACAAAGGCACGGCAACCTTCGTCATGAATGATATAAACAAAGCCATCGCCAACTTAAGCGAGGAGCACCGCACGCCTTTCATGATGTACTATGTAGGCTACAAGTACCTGGAGATTGCCGATAAACTAAGTATTCCTATCGGTACCGTGAAAAACCGCATACACATTGCCCGTAAAGAGCTGAAGCAGGCGCTGAAGGTGTACCAACAAGACGTTTAA
- a CDS encoding phytoene desaturase family protein, giving the protein MIGTRVIVIGSGFSGLAAATSLADQGYEVTVLEKNDSPGGRARSFSADGFTFDMGPSWYWMPDVFESYFNKFGKSTSDYYDLKRLDPSYAVIFGENDFVNIPAQMPQMHALFESMEKGSAEQLDKFLEQAAYKYEVGINQLVYKPGRSLTEFMSPRLLLDVIRMDVFQSFHKHIRRFFRHDKIIKLMEFPILFLGALPQNTPALYSLMNYADISLGTWYPMGGMHKIVEGMVKLATEKGVKFRYNQDVQQLQVEKQVVHRVQTSTDAFQADVVVASADYHHVEKELLPETSRSYTDAYWEDRVMAPSSLLFYLGVSKRLQNLQHHNLFFDEDFGPHAEEIYTNPKWPTKPLFYVSAPSVTDPAVAPEGCENLFILIPVAPGLEDTEELREKYFNLVMDRLERLTKQEIRSAIVYKRSYAHRDFIKDYNAFKGNAYGLANTLLQTAILKPSLKSKKVKNLFYTGQLTVPGPGVPPSLISGQVVAKEVAKEFALPAVVTV; this is encoded by the coding sequence ATGATAGGAACACGCGTGATTGTGATCGGGTCTGGTTTCTCCGGCTTAGCCGCTGCCACCAGCCTGGCCGACCAAGGGTATGAGGTAACCGTACTGGAGAAGAACGACAGCCCCGGCGGCAGGGCCAGAAGCTTCTCAGCAGATGGGTTTACCTTTGATATGGGCCCAAGCTGGTACTGGATGCCCGACGTGTTCGAGTCATACTTCAATAAATTCGGCAAAAGCACCTCTGATTACTATGATCTCAAGAGGCTGGATCCTTCCTACGCCGTTATTTTCGGCGAAAATGATTTTGTAAACATCCCAGCTCAAATGCCGCAAATGCATGCTCTTTTCGAAAGTATGGAGAAGGGAAGCGCCGAGCAGCTCGACAAGTTCCTGGAGCAGGCCGCATACAAGTATGAGGTGGGTATCAACCAACTGGTGTACAAGCCAGGCCGCTCCCTAACCGAGTTCATGAGCCCGCGCCTGCTGCTGGATGTGATCCGGATGGATGTTTTTCAGTCGTTCCACAAACATATCCGTCGTTTCTTTCGGCATGATAAGATCATCAAGCTGATGGAGTTTCCGATTTTGTTTCTGGGCGCCTTGCCGCAAAATACCCCCGCCCTCTACAGCCTCATGAACTATGCCGATATCAGCCTTGGAACATGGTACCCGATGGGCGGCATGCACAAGATAGTGGAGGGCATGGTAAAGCTCGCTACCGAAAAGGGCGTAAAGTTCCGCTATAACCAGGATGTGCAGCAGTTGCAGGTGGAGAAACAAGTTGTGCACCGGGTGCAGACTTCTACCGATGCCTTCCAGGCCGATGTGGTGGTGGCCAGTGCCGATTATCATCATGTGGAGAAGGAACTGCTGCCCGAAACCAGCCGAAGCTACACCGATGCCTACTGGGAAGACCGCGTGATGGCGCCGTCGTCTTTGCTGTTTTACCTGGGCGTGAGCAAGCGGCTGCAGAACCTGCAGCACCACAACCTTTTCTTTGATGAGGATTTCGGGCCGCATGCCGAGGAGATCTACACAAACCCGAAGTGGCCGACAAAGCCGCTGTTCTATGTTTCGGCGCCTTCCGTTACGGATCCTGCTGTGGCACCGGAAGGCTGCGAGAACCTGTTTATACTTATACCAGTGGCCCCTGGCTTGGAGGATACTGAGGAACTGCGCGAGAAATATTTTAACCTGGTGATGGACCGCCTGGAGCGGCTTACGAAGCAGGAAATCCGGAGTGCCATTGTGTACAAGCGAAGTTACGCCCACCGCGACTTTATAAAAGATTACAACGCCTTCAAGGGCAATGCTTACGGCCTGGCCAACACGCTGCTGCAAACCGCCATACTTAAGCCAAGCCTGAAGAGCAAAAAAGTAAAGAACCTGTTTTATACCGGGCAGCTAACGGTGCCGGGCCCGGGTGTGCCGCCCTCGCTTATCTCGGGGCAGGTGGTGGCCAAGGAAGTGGCGAAGGAGTTTGCCTTGCCCGCCGTTGTCACCGTATAA